In one Grus americana isolate bGruAme1 chromosome 1, bGruAme1.mat, whole genome shotgun sequence genomic region, the following are encoded:
- the KCTD14 gene encoding BTB/POZ domain-containing protein KCTD14 yields MSISSEHKPLGKQVTGSLHTLSPIVELNVGGEMYTTTLSTLKKHPGSKLAEMFTGQPKLRTDSEGRFFIDRPGTYFKYILEYLRSNQVPTQCIQDVYKEALFYDIEPLIKQLEDSPQIFGELVARKQFLARVPNYSENIELIIRIARAEAVACRRSSVIVCVVRTEEDAARCQDALNSLDMDKKSVVKFGPWKAAPSISDLLDCIQMDVEAKGYKISFQPHVAEKGFRFKSHDFFYKFLFTWW; encoded by the exons ATGAGCATTTCATCGGAGCACAAGCCCCTTGGGAAGCAGGTCACTGGCAGCCTGCATACG TTGTCACCAATCGTGGAGTTAAATGTTGGCGGGGAAATGTACACAACAACGCTGAGCACCTTAAAGAAACACCCTGGTTCCAAGCTGGCAGAGATGTTCACCGGCCAGCCCAAACTGAGGACTGACTCCGAAGGGAGGTTCTTCATTGACAGACCAGGCACCTATTTCAAATACATCTTGGAGTACCTGCGCAGTAACCAAGTGCCCACCCAGTGCATCCAGGACGTCTACAAGGAGGCATTGTTCTACGACATCGAACCTCTAATCAAGCAGCTAGAGGATTCCCCGCAAATCTTTGGGGAGCTTGTGGCAAGGAAGCAGTTTCTGGCCCGTGTGCCCAACTACAGTGAGAACATCGAACTAATTATCCGCATTGCAAGGGCGGAAGCGGTCGCATGCCGTCGGTCCAGTGTCATCGTGTGCGTGGTCAGAACCGAGGAAGATGCAGCCAGATGTCAGGATGCCTTGAACAGCTTGGACATGGATAAAAAATCCGTGGTGAAGTTTGGCCCCTGGAAGGCAGCGCCAAGTATTTCTGATCTGCTGGACTGCATTCAAATGGATGTCGAAGCCAAAGGgtataaaatatcttttcagcCCCACGTTGCTGAAAAAGGTTTTCGCTTCAAATCGCATGACTTCTTCTACAAGTTCCTGTTCACCTGGTGGTAG